The Candidatus Melainabacteria bacterium RIFOXYA2_FULL_32_9 genomic interval CGGTAGTATATGGAAATCAGATATATATTGGTGGGGAAAACGGTAAACTTTATGCTATTAGTGTAAATACAGGTGACGCCGAGTGGTATTATCAAACAAAAGCACCAATACACTCTACTCCTGAAGTTAGGGATGGGCGTGTGTATTATGGATCAAGAGATAGACAAATATATTCTGTTTCTATTATTACAGGAACTCCTGATTGGATATTTAAGACATCAGGTCCTATAGATTCATCTCCTACTGTTGCAGGAGATTCCTTATATATAGGTTCGTATGATGGTTATTTATATGCTATAAACATTAATAATGGTAAGAAGTTATGGGAATATAAGACTGATGGAGCAATATTAGCAAAGCCTGTTGTAATAGATAATGTTGTTTACATCGGGTCTACTGATAAAAACTTATATGCAATTGATGCTCAATCCGGAAACAAAATCTGGGTGAAGAAGCTCTCAGGAATAATTTCATCTGCAATAACATCTTATAATAACCAGATTTTTGTTGGTGATGGGCAAGGGCGTGTTTATGCACTTAATTCAAAAGACGGTTCTTTACTGTGGGAATATATAACATCAGGGGCAATTCTTGCTGCACCGGTTTCCTCATCCGGAATTGTATATGTGCCATCCGGTGATTCCAATTTATATGCTCTAGATGCTTTAACAGGAAAAGAATTATGGAAGTTTAATACATCGGGCCCTATTTTTTCTTCGCCTATAATTAATGATGGGATTGTATATTTTGGATCTGGAGATGGATATGTCTATGCACTCAAATAAAATAGCTATAATTATTCCTGCAAGATATGGATCAACAAGGTTACCAGGTAAACCGCTTATTAAGGTTAATGATAAACCAATAATTCAATGGGTTTATGAAAAGGCATCTAAATCTAAATTAGCTGACATTGTCATAGTTGCTACAGATGATGAGAATATATTTAAGGCAGTAAAGGCTTTTGGAGGCCATGTTGAGATGACTTCTCCTCATCATCAGAGTGGAAGCGATAGAATTGGTGAAATTGTAAAAAACAATCCAGAAATTCAAATAGCAGTAAATGTTCAGGGCGATGAGCCACTAATTGATCCACAGAGTATAGATAGCGCTATAAATGGTCTTATTGAAGATAATAATGCCGATATATCTACTTTAATTAGAGAAATTAGTGATAATGATGAAGTTGTAAATCCAAATATAGTTAAGGTTGTACGCAATAATTCCAATTTTGCCTTATACTTTTCAAGATCTCCGGTTCCATATGAAAGAAATACCGGTGAAGCAAAATATTATGCTCATATTGGTCTTTATGCTTACAGAAGAGAAAGTCTTCTAAAAATGATAGAGTTAGATCAGACTGATCTGGAAAAAGCAGAAAGTTTGGAACAACTTAGAGCATTACAAAATGGTATGAGAATAAAGACTTTGATTGTTGACTATAAACCTATAGGAATTGATACAGAAGAAGATCTAAACAAATTTAGAGATCTATTGGAGAAATGAGTTTAAATATTAACTTAAAAATATATAAAATAATATGAATTTATTAGCACGTAAGCTATTATAAAACTAGATGAAAATTTAAAAATATGCAAATATAATTTCAATTTAGTCTTATTAGTATTATAATAGTTTGAAATTGTTTCAAATTATCATTTTGCTAAAAGAATATTTCAAGTTAATAGATAAATCAAACAAAAAAAGTGCAAAAGGGTTGGCAAATTTTGAAACAAATATTATCTTATTATTAATAAGTAAAAGTTGAGGGTAAGATGAAGAAAAAAGCTTTAGAAGAAGCTAAAAAGTATGAAAAATTTATTCTCGAAGAGAAAGTACAGTCATTCCAATACATGGAATCTGACGGATTAAGAAGAAGGCCTATTGTAGAAGTAGTAAGAAAAGAAATTGCATTTAAAGATATAGAAAAATTGATTAAAGAAACCCCTTATTTAGTAGATACATATATAATTGAAGATTCCAGACACATTAAAATAGGAATAGATAAGTTAATTATTTGCAGATATAAAACAAATTATAAAAGACCTGAATAATGATAACTCATAAGTATAATCATTTATTAGATTAAGGATAGTTTCCTGAATTTAGAGGATGATAATATTTCAATAAAAATATACTATTAACATTAGTAGTATGTTTTGGGGGAGTGATATGCAAGTATTTGATATTTCTAGTGATCTAAATGGAGCTATTAATTCACTGGAAAAATTATTAAATGGGGAAGATGGTGAAAAAATTTTAGAAACTATAAAGAGGTATAAAGTTTCTAAACAAGATTTTGATGGATATTCGTCTAAGCCAAAGAGAAAATAAATACAAATAGTAATGTAAACTTTTTTTAAAAAATAGTCTGCTTATAAGCAGACTATTTTTTAAATGTATTGGCTTAATTTAATAAATAATTTAAAATTATCTAATCAATACTTAAGTTGATACTTAAATAATTTACAGATGTCATTGTGAGCCTTTAATTGAGAATAATGCGTGATAATCCTAAAGTATAAATTGTACAAATAGCAACTTGAGTTTAGTTAATATTAATTGTATGAGTGAGCTGTATGTCTAAAAGTAAGGGTGAATTTAAAGTAAAATTTAGAGGAGTACGAGGCAGTTATCCTGTCTCATCAAAAAATACCTTAAAATATGGTGGTAATACTGGATGCATTGAGATAAGAGTTAATGGATATTTAATTATAATAGATTCTGGAACAGGTATAATTAATCTCGGTAATGATTTAGTTAAAGATTACATTGTTAGCGGCACAGATGAAACTAACAGAGATCCAATTACTGGGATTATCCTATATAGTCATACTCACACGGATCATATACAAGGACTTCCTTTTTTCAAGCCTGTTTATATGCCTACATCCAAGTTTTATTTATTTGGTGCCAAATCTATGGGATTCGATTTTCAAGAAACATTGTCTCAGTCTATGTATGCGCCTTTCTCACCAATTGATCTTGAAGAATTACCAGCTTATCTAAATATAAATAATCTCAAAAATACAGACATTATAGTGTTAAGCCATGACAATGATGAACCTGTGGTTAAGAGAATCCATGAATGCGATAAAATTAAAAATATAGATGAACTTGTAACAATCAAATGCATGAAAAGCTCAGCACATCCAAGGGATGGAGTGCTTGTATTTAAAGTAAGCTGGAAAGGTAAGAGTTTAGTTTGTGCTACTGATAAAGAAAGTTATGTCGGTGGAGATAGCAAACTTATTTATTTTGCAAGAAATGCGAATTTATTAATTCATGATGCTCAATATACACAGGAAGATTATACTTCATTGACCCATTCCAAACAGGGATTTGGGCATAGTACCCCTGAAATGGCTATTGAAACTGCAAGATTAGCAAATGTGAAAAAGTTAGTCCTTTTTCACCATGATCCAACATATGAAGATTCAAAAATTGATGTCATAGAGGAAAATGCTAAAAGACAATTTAAGAATACTATAGCGGCATATGAAGGCCTTGAAATAGATTTAATGTAGGTGTATGAAAAATCCAATTAAATACATACCAATTTTGATTTTCCTGATTTTCTTACAGGGAGGCAAATTTGTCATAGACCCAACTAGAAATGCTAACATGCATAATGAAAAAGGAGTTAAATTTCAGGAAGATGGTTATTATACTGCTGCTGCTATGGAATTC includes:
- a CDS encoding 3-deoxy-manno-octulosonate cytidylyltransferase; amino-acid sequence: MHSNKIAIIIPARYGSTRLPGKPLIKVNDKPIIQWVYEKASKSKLADIVIVATDDENIFKAVKAFGGHVEMTSPHHQSGSDRIGEIVKNNPEIQIAVNVQGDEPLIDPQSIDSAINGLIEDNNADISTLIREISDNDEVVNPNIVKVVRNNSNFALYFSRSPVPYERNTGEAKYYAHIGLYAYRRESLLKMIELDQTDLEKAESLEQLRALQNGMRIKTLIVDYKPIGIDTEEDLNKFRDLLEK